One Amaranthus tricolor cultivar Red isolate AtriRed21 chromosome 10, ASM2621246v1, whole genome shotgun sequence genomic window carries:
- the LOC130826103 gene encoding tubulin beta-5 chain-like, with translation MREILHIQGGQCGNQIGSKFWEVVCDEHGIDPTGRYVGTSDLQLERVNVYYNEASCGRFVPRAVLMDLEPGTMDAVRTGPYGQIFRPDNFVFGQSGAGNNWAKGHYTEGAELIDSVLDVVRKEAENCDCLQGFQVCHSLGGGTGSGMGTLLISKIREEYPDRMMLTFSVFPSPKVSDTVVEPYNATLSVHQLVENADECMVLDNEALYDICFRTLKLTTPSFGDLNHLISATMSGVTCCLRFPGQLNSDLRKLAVNLIPFPRLHFFMVGFAPLTSRGSQQYRALTVPELTQQMWDAKNMMCAADPRHGRYLTASAMFRGKMSTKEVDEQMINVQNKNSSYFVEWIPNNVKSSVCDIPPRGLTMASTFIGNSTSIQEMFRRVSEQFTAMFRRKAFLHWYTGEGMDEMEFTEAESNMNDLVSEYQQYQDATADDDEEYDEDIESDPENV, from the exons ATGAGAGAAATCCTTCACATCCAAGGTGGTCAGTGTGGTAACCAGATTGGGTCTAAATTTTGGGAGGTTGTGTGTGACGAGCATGGTATTGACCCCACTGGAAGATATGTTGGTACATCAGACTTGCAATTGGAGCGTGTCAATGTCTACTATAATGAGGCTTCATGTGGAAGATTTGTTCCTCGTGCTGTGTTGATGGATCTTGAGCCGGGTACCATGGATGCTGTCAGAACCGGACCATATGGTCAAATCTTCCGCCCTGACAACTTTGTATTTGGACAATCAGGTGCTGGTAACAATTGGGCTAAGGGTCATTACACCGAAGGTGCAGAGCTTATTGACTCTGTTCTTGATGTTGTGAGGAAGGAAGCTGAAAACTGTGACTGCTTGCAAG GATTTCAAGTGTGCCACTCTTTGGGTGGAGGAACCGGTTCTGGTATGGGTACCTTGTTGATCTCGAAGATTAGGGAGGAGTACCCTGACAGGATGATGCTTACTTTCTCAGTTTTCCCATCACCAAAGGTCTCAGACACAGTGGTTGAACCATACAACGCCACCCTTTCTGTTCATCAACTTGTTGAGAATGCAGATGAGTGTATGGTGTTGGACAATGAAGCACTTTATGACATTTGCTTCAGAACTCTCAAGCTTACCACACCTAGCT TTGGCGATCTTAACCACTTGATCTCAGCCACCATGAGTGGTGTCACATGCTGTCTTCGATTCCCTGGTCAACTGAACTCTGACCTTCGCAAGCTTGCGGTTAACTTGATCCCCTTCCCCCGTCTCCACTTCTTCATGGTTGGGTTTGCCCCCTTGACCTCACGTGGATCCCAGCAGTATCGTGCCCTCACTGTCCCTGAACTCACCCAACAAATGTGGGATGCCAAGAACATGATGTGTGCTGCTGACCCTAGGCACGGAAGATACCTCACCGCCTCAGCCATGTTCCGAGGCAAGATGTCGACTAAGGAGGTAGATGAGCAAATGATAAACGTCCAGAACAAGAACTCATCCTACTTTGTTGAGTGGATCCCAAACAATGTGAAGTCCAGCGTCTGTGACATCCCACCTCGTGGTTTGACCATGGCCTCAACCTTCATCGGTAACTCTACTTCCATCCAAGAAATGTTCCGGAGGGTGAGTGAGCAGTTCACAGCTATGTTCAGGAGAAAGGCTTTCTTGCATTGGTACACTGGTGAAGGTATGGACGAGATGGAGTTCACCGAAGCTGAGAGCAACATGAACGATCTCGTATCTGAATACCAACAGTACCAGGACGCTACTGCTGACGATGATGAGGAGTACGATGAAGACATTGAATCAGATCCAGAAAATGTATAA